In Topomyia yanbarensis strain Yona2022 chromosome 2, ASM3024719v1, whole genome shotgun sequence, one DNA window encodes the following:
- the LOC131683946 gene encoding mitosis initiation protein fs(1)Ya: protein MKIPREVQCQTCSQVFCCAKCRQKHEDNNHKEMKAIRQICYICNDKPFPLRIDTKITPTNLLVGHILKEHLPLRCNRCTKVFHTAADFESIARCFTANENGYEIVDTACYLERSNINIPTIMEGVVVVHPELELDNKENIDENCSTVSSEHSNMQKDQLLPQTVIKVKGRTLTLKPPRISEELNTGTDPNEEIGELSKAKNTPLSMINLRWMRKSRQSFDSLLCTTSNISAVNASEEGFHAPPSSNKKLVRTTSTPMMHGCLPYMKITNESYTSAMGHMSSIRNSNSGSDSDKTDDPTPPPQTSYEIHKVRAISRNRSRVAATPLRQVMSKSIQRAIAQHGYYSKMLAPGTQRKMSFNSTASSGLNSTTGSPSRIALDLRTTPALKRASSESSSFHRTAKLVCLPKSHSEDSTMGDPSSEYCDTHQSLNSQTSSEILEQENRDNQRIDDESLVIRQKANPKLALSYHDTPKITGGMLKKIITFASPEMTRLGEDEAADEDGDVWGTPCALPPRSFSCSVIGDSRFDSILTDDNSDASGSDEVFISSPKTKSCQQQLKLISPAASSGKLWTIVSNVIRLATRGDIQEELAGPAPTSSSGSESERKLSSTIIKKAASFAGFLKNRFPARQQNPSSSGSDESSVHDNLGGLKRRRTASMYTRPYEFFGNTAAVMLSSSPLAKRKRIQGRQPIERMRRNSSRSGSASDI from the exons ATGAAAATTCCTAGAGAG GTACAATGCCAAACCTGCTCGCAAGTGTTCTGCTGTGCAAAGTGCCGACAGAAACATGAGGATAACAATCACAAGGAGATGAAAGCCATTCGGCAGATTTGTTACATCTGCAACGATAAACCGTTTCCGTTGCGAATTGATACCAAAATTACTCCGACTAATCTGTTGGTAGGGCACATCTTGAAAGAACACCTGCCTTTGCGTTGCAACCGGTGTACTAAG GTCTTCCACACTGCTGCCGATTTCGAGTCCATAGCTCGATGTTTCACCGCAAATGAGAACGGCTACGAAATAGTCGACACCGCTTGTTATTTGGAACGTAGCAATATTAACATACCAACAATTATGGAGGGAGTCGTGGTCGTCCATCCTGAGCTTGAACTGGACAACAAAGAAAATATTGATGAAAATTGCAGTACCGTTTCATCGGAACATTCTAACATGCAAAAAGATCAACTGTTACCACAGACAGTAATTAAGGTTAAAGGCCGTACCTTGACGCTGAAGCCTCCCCGGATATCCGAAGAACTAAACACCGGTACTGACCCAAACGAGGAAATTGGAGAACTGAGCAAAGCAAAAAATACGCCCCTCTCGATGATCAACCTACGCTGGATGAGAAAGAGCCGCCAGAGTTTTGATAGTTTGCTGTGTACAACTAGTAACATTTCAGCTGTAAATGCATCCGAGGAGGGATTCCATGCCCCACCCAGTTCGAACAAAAAGCTAGTTCGAACTACTTCGACTCCGATGATGCATGGATGTCTGCCCTACATGAAAATAACGAATGAGTCTTACACTAGTGCAATGGGACATATGTCCAGTATACGTAACAGCAATAGTGGTAGTGATTCTGATAAGACTGATGATCCGACGCCACCTCCACAGACTTCCTACGAAATTCACAAGGTACGCGCGATCAGTCGAAATCGATCCCGGGTTGCCGCCACCCCCCTTAGACAGGTCATGTCGAAAAGTATTCAACGAGCAATTGCCCAGCATGGATATTATTCCAAGATGCTCGCCCCAGGAACTCAACGCAAGATGAGCTTCAACTCTACCGCTAGTAGTGGACTAAATAGCACTACTGGTTCTCCTTCCCGTATTGCATTGGATCTACGGACGACGCCAGCACTGAAAAGAGCATCCAGCGAATCGTCCTCGTTTCACAGGACGGCAAAACTGGTTTGTCTTCCAAAGTCGCACAGTGAAGATTCTACAATGGGTGATCCTAGTTCCGAGTATTGCGACACCCATCAGAGTTTGAATTCTCAGACTAGTAGCGAAATTTTGGAACAAGAAAACCGTGACAATCAAAGAATTGACGATGAAAGTTTAGTCATCAGGCAGAAGGCAAATCCTAAACTGGCTCTTAGCTATCATGACACGCCTAAAATAACTGGAGGAATGTTAAAGAAAATTATTACTTTTGCCTCGCCAGAGATGACTCGGCTAGGCGAAGACGAAGCTGCCGATGAAGATGGGGATGTGTGGGGTACGCCATGTGCTTTACCTCCTAGAAGTTTTAGCTGCTCAGTTATAGGAGATTCGCGCTTTGATTCCATTCTAACGGATGATAACAGTGACGCTTCTGGTTCGGATGAGGTGTTCATTTCGTCGCCAAAAACAAAATCTTGTCAACAGCAGCTAAAACTAATATCACCAGCTGCCAGCAGCGGTAAACTGTGGACTATCGTTTCAAACGTTATTCGACTCGCAACTCGAGGAGATATCCAAGAAGAACTCGCCGGACCGGCACCCACTTCTTCCAGCGGTTCTGAGAGTGAGAGAAAACTTTCATCGACTATAATAAAAAAGGCTGCTTCCTTCGCTGGTTTCCTGAAAAATCGTTTTCCTGCCCGACAGCAGAATCCGTCTTCATCCGGTTCCGACGAGTCCTCGGTGCATGATAACCTGGGAGGTCTCAAACGCCGACGGACGGCTTCCATGTACACTAGGCCGTACGAGTTTTTCGGGAACACTGCTGCTGTGATGCTGAGTTCAAGTCCTCTGGCCAAAAGAAAGCGAATTCAAGGAAGACAACCTATCGAACGTATGAGACGCAACAGCAGCCGGAGCGGTAGTGCTAGTGATATTTGA
- the LOC131683948 gene encoding E3 ubiquitin-protein ligase RNF220 yields MMDHQPPMGSLEAVGGFARQRKHKTDPLCCPICGVTVRSNEIDQHFALEVDRLDKILKPKRNNSNGPYSLTATDRASPVAGPSGGNYAIKLSNGHHDSDDKIESSATVGPDECWGTYQKIKNNRQARLKMKSRKRKPEDNVCPVCNKTVSEEIAIHVDACLQKTEVNGNSVSNRANDSDDDDASIDVEGETFEVYEWAGHTRVRTTSLLHQSGSVANTAVRVTNADDTDDELNVDGDETQIYGPPQYSERDVIYPMAEHRFKDSYLRGLVMANEPVTVKRPETDNPCEGSSRNVTPHFTQSSSQVALSPEQRNSENTDQIIESLKSKIREYEGYIQNRPKCLICMDDFKKPVVSICCWHVYCEECWLHTLGAKKLCPQCSMITSPTDLRRIYL; encoded by the exons ATGATGGATCACCAACCACCGATGGGGAGCTTGGAAGCCGTTGGGGGTTTCGCTCGGCAGCGGAAGCATAAAACCGACCCGCTTTGTTGTCCTATTTGTGGTGTCACAGTACGATCAAATGAAATTGACCAACATTTTGCACTGGAAGTGGATCGGTTAGATAAAATACTGAAACCAAAAAGGAACAATTCTAACGGTCCGTACAGCCTCACAGCCACTGATAGGGCTTCACCAGTGGCTGGCCCAAGTGGAGGTaattatgcaataaaattatCGAACGGACATCACGATTCGGATGACAAGATTGAATCTTCCGCGACAGTGGGCCCGGATGAATGCTGGGGTACttatcagaaaattaaaaacaatCGTCAAGCGAGATTGAAG ATGAAGTCCCGTAAACGAAAGCCGGAAGATAACGTTTGTCCGGTGTGTAACAAAACTGTTTCGGAAGAAATTGCAATTCACGTAGATGCCTGTCTCCAAAAGACTGAGGTTAATGGCAATAGTGTTTCAAACAGAGCAAATGATTCAGACGACGATGACGCCAGCATTGACGTTGAAGGTGAAACCTTTGAAGTGTACGAATGGGCTGGTCACACGAGAGTTCGAACCACCAGTCTTTTGCACCAAAGCGGATCGGTAGCAAATACCGCAGTTCGTGTTACGAATGCTGATGATACTGATGACGAGCTGAACGTAGATGGTGATGAGACGCAGATATACGGACCGCCACAGTATTCGGAGCGAGATGTTATCTACCCGATGGCAGAGCATCGATTCAAGGACTCGTATCTTCGCGGTTTAGTGATGGCTAATGAGCCGGTGACAGTAAAACGTCCCGAGACAGACAATCCTTGTGAAGGATCCAGCAGAAATGTTACCCCTCATTTCACGCAATCATCCAGTCAAGTCGCTTTAAGCCCCGAGCAGCGAAATAGCGAGAACACCGATCAGATAAtagaatcgctcaagtctaaaATCCGGGAATATGAAGGTTACATCCAGAACAGACCGAAGTGTTTAATCTGTATGGATGATTTCAAAAAACCAGTTGTCTCCATCTGCTGCTGGCATGTATACTGTGAGGAGTGCTGGCTCCATACACTGGGAGCGAAAAAACTTTGCCCTCAGTGCAGCATGATAACATCGCCTACAGATTTGCGCCGCATCTATCTGTGA
- the LOC131683947 gene encoding regulator of chromosome condensation — MARGKEKREPTSNGNAPPTKMIRSSHKFELSLPILPKLSGNVLSCGQGEVGQLGLGEDVMEKTRPALVDGLKDVVEISAGGMHNLCLTRKGEVYSFGCNDEGALGRVTADDDGAEFQPRIIELPAPCLKISAGDSHSACLLNDGRVYAWGSFRDSHGNMGLTLEGNKRLPIEVLPGIKSVDIASGGDHLVILTENGHVYTVGCAEQGQLGRISTRAASGESRRGKTDLLKPGIVTLKGKYVFADAIWASTYCTFFKDRHTSKIFAFGLNNYCQLGIPNPSENIVKPVFVPELTSFTDVKSITGGQHHTLVLKTDNKVYVIGRKEYGRLGLGNVTADATTLTLVDTLADKKVVEISCGESTSFAVTESGETYAWGMGSNQQLGTGSEDDETKPVLIVSKQLQGKKVLKVSSGGQHSLFLVEEKPSKDPTPVPEAKPVNKSKKNKIAEAESSSAAIPAESSTETVASTSEKSTEKPKTNGHHAVDSKEEIISEASVDTEKKPAAKGRKRKL; from the exons ATGGCTCGTGGAAAGGAGAAGCGTGAACCGACTAGTAACGGCAATGCGCCTCCAACAAAAATGATCCGGTCATCTCACAAAT TCGAGCTATCCCTGCCAATATTACCCAAGTTGAGCGGCAATGTGCTCTCCTGTGGTCAAGGCGAAGTAGGCCAGCTAGGTCTCGGCGAAGATGTTATGGAAAAGACGCGGCCAGCTTTGGTCGACGGTCTGAAGGACGTCGTGGAGATTTCTGCCGGTGGCATGCATAATCTCTGCCTCACACGAAAGGGTGAAGTGTATTCCTTCGGATGCAACGACGAGGGTGCACTCGGACGCGTCACTGCCGATGATGATGGAGCAGAATTTCAACCGAGAATTATTGAACTACCAGCACCATGTTTGAAGATCTCTGCCGGCGATTCCCATTCCGCCTGTCTGCTGAATGATGGACGCGTTTACGCTTGGGGCTCATTTCGG GATTCACATGGAAACATGGGTTTAACATTAGAAGGAAACAAACGGCTTCCGATTGAGGTCCTCCCTGGAATAAAATCAGTGGACATTGCATCCGGGGGAGATCATTTGGTTATTTTGACCGAGAATGGCCATGTGTATACGGTTGGATGCGCTGAACAAGGACAGCTTGGTCGAATATCTACCCGAGCGGCCTCCGGTGAATCAAGACGAGGCAAAACAGACCTCTTGAAGCCAGGAATTGTTACACTGAAAGGGAAGTACGTGTTCGCAGACGCCATTTGGGCTTCGACTTACTGCACGTTTTTCAAAGATCGTCACACCTCCAAAATTTTTGCCTTCGGACTGAATAATTATTGTCAGCTCGGCATTCCAAACCCAAGTGAAAACATTGTCAAACCTGTATTTGTACCGGAACTAACTAGTTTTACGGACGTTAAAAGCATCACAGGAGGGCAGCATCATACTTTGGTTTTGAAAACCGACAACAAAGTATACGTTATCGGACGTAAAGAGTATGGGCGGCTTGGTCTAGGCAATGTAACTGCCGATGCAACAACGCTTACTTTAGTTGATACGTTAGccgataaaaaggtagttgagaTTTCCTGTGGCGAAAGCACGTCGTTTGCCGTTACAGAAAGTGGAGAAACTTACGCATGGGGTATGGGTTCGAATCAACAGTTAGGAACCGGCAGTGAGGATGACGAAACCAAGCCTGTACTCATAGTCAGCAAACAGTTGCAGGGCAAAAAGGTACTTAAGGTTTCCAGCGGAGGTCAACACAGTTTGTTTTTGGTAGAGGAAAAGCCGTCCAAG GACCCAACTCCAGTACCGGAGGCAAAACCTGTgaacaaatcaaagaagaatAAGATAGCAGAAGCAGAATCATCATCCGCAGCCATTCCAGCAGAAAGCAGTACGGAAACGGTGGCGTCGACGTCGGAGAAATCCACTGAGAAACCGAAAACCAACGGTCATCATGCTGTTGATAGCAAGGAAGAAATCATCAGCGAGGCGTCAGTAGATACGGAGAAAAAACCAGCTGCTAAAGGACGAAAGCGGAAGCTGTAA
- the LOC131683950 gene encoding augmin complex subunit dgt6 — MNSTVSLKRQNTLPGVPTVGAGEEQLDAAIFYCLNALTKRNLPSEQFRAIFAKGMFIKPNTKAFVHVIHFLFNIYDAKEFRKRFYWPIFDKTAENSFRSSTVEYINWLIEQGKLELEKIKAHTVVLPGGIKFMKFLLSLITFVLKDQLRRTRSGTGGKIVAKSDLARLIAHHHEWEDVGGSMREIMQKDLSLLNGRIQEVDDLIEELFENCHGPASQMSFEKLMQLWGTFNRTYFDDNEGKRQRLTEITNEYDKLIASAKRKLEPKEIALKIKEDDLKETLYRLEVLFPDNSCHFREVFDETGKIDAVKMFEIFSFLLPEIERHLTNFSVRSIESLKFELKELSKVAVKSDNICHELASMRRSLPFMDVKFQELENQEETDELNNDLGIRNKIFNTPPISLNFEDDTDVGGGLKPVSNRYRIALLDDDHVHQMNLRMRLLSSSVCHQLPKTPRSAKKKKPQQSPDGVFAVPKPARKERMNPLSMLNKITAQGKSKPKPSQPANSTMNLSSLSNLDEITLRPEFSSTLLGTPEKQSSHNRRSVNANETLVVQSQFAVPSVQQQQLALTTSQSPTCQAPPRFKTIYSEDIFQQTTTTKATMSPDSLFLLSQTTKTTTTRRRSSIVHFEQLQTSPSGKLQALVAGEESEGSTATFNDSISGAETKDYLCELPRIRISALDEVDSGICEENRLTDGLRHAGEANDDVFDKDDMEGTLNQEQDSISSDFSNTLVDLGFDKLSIACHHNRSTDLEKSLVSTPMETNEEDLFNVSDGILVDID, encoded by the exons ATGAACAGCACTGTAAGCTTGAAACGACAAAATACTCTTCCTGGTGTACCAACGGTCGGTGCAGGTGAGGAGCAGTTAGATGCAGCAATTTTCTACTGCCTAAATGCTCTCACCAAACGAAATTTGCCATCGGAACAGTTCCGAGCAATTTTTGCCAAA GGCATGTTTATTAAACCGAATACTAAAGCTTTtgtgcatgttatacatttctTGTTTAATATCTACGACGCAAAGGAATTTCGAAAACGATTCTACTGGCCTATCTTTGATAAAACGGCAGAGAACTCATTTCGCAGCTCAACGGTGGAGTACATAAACTGGCTGATAGAGCAAGGGAAACTGGAGTTAGAAAAAATAAAGGCTCACACTGTGGTGCTGCCGGGAGGAATTAAATTCATGAAGTTTCTGCTGTCGCTGATTACTTTTGTGCTTAAAGACCAGCTTCGACGAACTCGCAGCGGAACGGGAGGCAAGATTGTTGCAAAAAGTGATCTTGCACGGTTAATTGCTCATCACCATGAGTGGGAGGATGTTGGAGGGAGTATGAGAGAGATTATGCAAAAGGATTTGAGCTTGCTTAACGGTAGGATTCAAGAAGTTGATGATCTTATTGAGGAACTGTTTGAAAATTGCCATGGACCAGCGAGTCAGATgagttttgaaaaattgatgCAACTCTGGGGGACTTTTAATAGAACGTACTTTGATGATAATGAGGGAAAGCGGCAACGTTTGACTGAAATTACGAATGAGTACGATAAACTAATAGCCTCTGCTAAACGGAAACTGGAGCCAAAGGAGATCGCATTAAAAATCAAAGAGGACGATTTGAAGGAAACGCTGTATCGACTGGAAGTATTATTTCCTGATAATTCCTGCCATTTTCGGGAGGTATTCGATGAAACTGGTAAAATTGATGCTGTTAagatgtttgaaattttttccttCCTGCTGCCGGAAATCGAACGGCACTTAACAAATTTTTCGGTTCGTAGTATAGAATCCTTGAAATTTGAGTTAAAGGAATTGTCTAAAGTCGCAGTCAAATCTGATAATATATGCCACGAATTGGCATCGATGAGACGAAGTTTGCCTTTCATGGATGTCAAATTTCAAGAACTTGAGAATCAGGAAGAGACAGATGAGCTCAACAACGATTTAGgaataagaaataaaatcttcaACACACCTCCAATATCGTTGAACTTTGAGGATGACACTGACGTCGGGGGAGGACTTAAACCAGTTTCCAACCGCTATCGAATAGCCCTGTTAGATGACGATCATGTTCATCAGATGAATCTTCGAATGCGACTGCTTTCATCTAGTGTATGCCATCAGTTGCCAAAAACTCCACGTTCTGCGAAGAAAAAGAAACCTCAGCAGAGTCCAGACGGTGTTTTCGCCGTACCCAAGCCAGCTCGAAAAGAACGTATGAATCCACTTTCAATGCTGAACAAAATTACTGCCCAAGGCAAGTCGAAACCGAAACCTTCACAGCCCGCCAATAGCACCATGAATCTTTCATCACTATCAAATCTGGATGAAATAACGCTGCGGCCTGAATTTTCATCCACCCTTTTGGGAACTCCTGAAAAGCAATCATCTCACAATCGGCGTAGTGTTAATGCCAACGAAACTTTGGTAGTTCAGTCGCAATTTGCTGTCCCATCTGTGCAACAACAGCAGCTAGCATTAACCACATCGCAATCCCCCACTTGTCAAGCACCGCCACGCTTCAAAACCATCTACAGCGAGGACATTTTCCAACAAACGACCACCACTAAAGCGACCATGTCCCCGGATTCGCTGTTTCTGTTGAGCCAAACTACTAAAACGACCACAACGCGGCGAAGGAGTTCAATTGTACATTTCGAACAGCTGCAAACGTCACCATCTGGGAAGCTACAAGCCCTGGTGGCGGGAGAGGAGTCAGAGGGCAGTACAGCAACTTTCAATGACAGTATTAGCGGAGCAGAAACAAAAGACTATCTATGCGAGCTACCTCGAATACGAATATCGGCGCTGGACGAGGTGGACTCCGGTATTTGtgaagaaaatcggttaacTGATGGGCTACGTCATGCTGGCGAGGCAAATGATGATGTGTTCGACAAGGATGATATGGAAGGGACGTTGAATCAGGAG CAAGACAGTATATCATCCGATTTCTCCAACACACTGGTTGATCTGGGTTTCGATAAGCTCTCTATCGCCTGCCACCATAATCGAAGCACTGACTTGGAAAAGTCCCTCGTGAGCACTCCGATGGAAACCAATGAAGAAGATCTGTTCAACGTCAGTGATGGTATTTTAGTAGATATCGATTGA
- the LOC131683949 gene encoding RNA-binding protein 48: MSSDPESNSELSHHIRFKYCRNRPLYRKSKKLTAVKVYSVANESRHLLVFGVPQIKLLRELKNEFQRYGTVQLVHNVTESIGATGNFDVEAFTDVFHVKFEKLEKARRAKKFLDAKNFYGGILHISYAPERETIEELREKLQQRRKEVRFRIHSNHQSALNAIRKRELASDDTKSSVSAKRMRTA, from the exons ATGAGCAGTGATCCGGAAAGTAACTCCGAATTGAGCCACCATATCCGCTTCAAATACTGTCGCAACCGACCACTGTATCGTAAATCGAAGAAGCTGACGGCAGTTAAG GTCTATTCGGTTGCAAACGAATCTCGGCACTTGCTGGTGTTCGGTGTTCCGCAGATCAAACTGCTTCGCGAGCTGAAAAACGAGTTCCAACGTTACGGTACGGTTCAACTCGTACATAACGTGACCGAGAGTATCGGAGCGACCGGAAATT TTGATGTTGAAGCATTCACCGATGTATTCCATGTGAAGTTTGAGAAGCTCGAAAAAGCTCGCAGAGCAAAGAAATTTTTGGATGCCAAAAATTTCTACGGAGGCATCCTGCACATCTCTTATGCACCGGAACGGGAAACTATTGAAGAGCTTCGCGAAAAACTTCAACAAAGAAGAAAAGAAGTACGATTCAGGATTCATAGCAATCATCAAAGTGCACTAAACGCAATTAGAAAACGAGAACTAGCGAGCGACGATACAAAAAGCTCTGTTTCTGCGAAACGCATGCGAACTGCATAG